The Oncorhynchus nerka isolate Pitt River linkage group LG11, Oner_Uvic_2.0, whole genome shotgun sequence genome includes the window ACATGTAAGCCCACTTGCGTGAGTGTTGAAATGTTGGTACTGAAACGAATAAAAACAATTGCCTGTATAAATTGAAATATTATTGTCACCACAACATCAGGCTTAGAGGACATGAACACTGGCACGCTATTCTTTTGAAAACAAAGTCCACTGTTAATTATAAACACACTCAGACGAAAGCGAGCCAAACATCCTTTTCCTTCCAATTGATACTTGGATTTTCAGATCTAAAGGACTTTCACATGCAGCTCCAGTTTCTTCTAGATTACATTAATCAGGATAATACCCTGTCCGTTGAGCTATCGGATCGGTTATACCTTAATAAATCCACACGCTCAAGGAGCTCAAGCATCTTATTTACCTTCTCTCCTGATGTAAAACACACGGGGATCGACTAATCTGACTCATATAGAAACATTAAACACCATTATTCCCTATGTGAGGGGTAGCACGCTGAGGGGCAATGCAGGAAGCTGAATATGAGGGGAAAATGGAGACCCTAAACCAGAAGTTTCAAATGAAAACAGAGATACTGTAAAGTGTAACAGAGCAGTCTTTACATGATGTGTTTCAGTCTGTCTTTATTTTCTCTGTTTTCCATCCACGTTTCTGGACATTTTCAAACGACAGGGTTTTAGGTGCTCAGTGCTAACTCAACCTTATACTGGAGAGGCACAATACCTCTCGCTGGAGAACCCCAGTTGAAGCTTTCTGGAAACACAAGTAAATCATTTGGGGAGAAGTTACAATAATATCTATTTTGGTGTTTTTAAACAGCTGTGTTGTAGCACGGAAAACCTGGATACCTTTCAGTGTGTTCGCATGTTTATCTGCTGGCGTGCGATTGTGCCTGTGTACGTCTCAGGATAGTCTGTGTGATTACGTGTGTAATACAGACTAAGTAATCATTACCTGTGCCACTGGTCCACCACAGCCTTGGACGGTAGTCTCCAGATGATCCTGGGTTTGGGGTCTCCGGTGGCCGAGCAGTTCAGCCTCAGCTGGTCCCCATACGCCAGCTCTGTCCTGCGGTGTGACGCCTCCACGATCTCAGGAGccatctccttcttcttctccacaGTCAGCGTCACCACCCTGCGCTCTGACCCTGTAGAGCTGGTGACGATGCACTCGTACTTCCCACTGTCCGAGGCGGCCGTATCGGTCAGGTGGAGCGTCCCGTTAGCGAACACAGACACCCTGGGGTCCACAGAGGGCTTCAGGGGCCGTACTGCCGTTCCATCATAGAGGACCCAGTGCACGGTGGGCTGGGGGCTGCCCTGAGCGGTACAGGGTAACCACAGGCTCTGACCCACACCGGTCCGGACCTGCTGTCGTTTGGCCTCCAGGATACCAGGAGGTGCTGCCACCACCTGCAGTCTGACAGTGGCAGTGTCGGCTCCTGCTGGGTTACTGGCGATGCACTTGTAGTGGCCCCGGTCATACACAGACACCTGTTTGATGAGCAGAGTGCCCTCTGGGGTCACTGACACTCTGGAACCCGAGTTGTGGCCCCTGACTTGGGTGCGGTTGGCCAGGATCCAGGAGACCAGAGGGGCGGGGCGGCCCTCCACCTTGCACTTCATCTCCACTGTCTTCCCAGAGTGGGATTTGATCTCCCGTACCTTGGGCTCCAGGATGCGTGAGGGGTAGGCCACTACGGACAGGGTGACCAGGAGCTTGTCCGACCCCTGATCGTTCTCAGCCAGGCAGAGGTATTGACCACGGTCTTTGATATTTGCATTCTGGATGGATAGAGTGCCGTTCGGGAACACTTCAAACTTGCTCATCTTGCCGTTGATGGTCATTGTGCTTCCtgaaagggagcgagagagaggggaagagggacaatggtatagagaggaagagagttggaaaaagagagagatagagaaagagagagatatggggagaaaagagatggagagagagatatggagagaaagatgagcgagaggaatagagagagagagagagagagagagagagagagagatggaaaaagagaaagatggaaagagagagagatatgggagaaatagagatggagagagatatggagagagatatggagagagagatatggagagagatatggagagagagagagaaagagatggcggAAGCGAGAGAGAATATATAAATGAACATTATAGCTTCATTCCAAAGTAGCTTTATAACATTCTTAATATCTATATCCTGTTATTTTCCATACCAGTGCTTGAAGAGAAGCGTTTCCAGCTGATGGTGGGTTCAGGGCTGCCCGCGGCCTCACAGGGAAGGAAGGCGTCTGAGTTGGACAGGACAGTGAAGCTGGCAGCGTTGCCTCCCACGATCCTGGGCTTGGTGAGCATGTCCTTGGTGGACCGCTCAAAGCCCACAATGTTAGCCATTGTCGTATCATAGCCGGTGATGTGGGTATAGGCATTGGAGATGGCATCGTCTATGTCCTTGCTGCTATAGGGGGCTTTGGCGTGCCCCTGCTCTGCTTCCAGAATAGTCAGTGTGTCAAAGGTCAGGGTATTGTCTGGGCCACTGCTGGCCCTGTTACTGGACACCTTGGGCCTGGTTCTCCTGATCATGGGTCTCTGTGTGATTTGGTAACGGCTGTCTCTCCCTGACGGGAGCCTGATGTTAGTGTTCACTCTGATGGGGTCTATGTTAGTCTGGACGCGGGTTGATGATGTAGTGTAAGGCCTTGAGGTGGTGGTTGGATAAGTTGTGGGAGAGGTCATTCTGGGCCTGGTGGTGGAAGTGTAGGCTCGTGGACGGTTAGTGGAGGACTTCATCTCATCTGTCCAGTTCTCATTATCGTATGAGTCGGAGTCTGTGGTGGTTTCTCCCACGGAGGTCATGTCAGTGGACACAGTCACTGCAGACCTATCTGGTTCTCTGGACGGCGTGTACAGGGGGTTGGAGACGGAGACGGTATGTGTGGGATATGTGGTGGTCTCCACGGTGGTTTCCATGGAAGTTTCTGTGGGTGATGTGGTGGTCTCCACGGTGGTTTCCATGGTAGTTTCTGTGGGATATGTGGTGGTCTCCACGGTGGTTTCCATGGTAGTTTCTGTGGGATATGTGGTGGTCTCCATGGTGGTCTCCATGGTGGTCTCCATGGTGGTCTCCATGGTGGTTTCTAAGGGATATGTGGTGGTCTCCATGGTGGTCTCCATGGTGGTTTCTGTGGGATATGTGGTAGTCTCCATGGTGGTTTCTATGGGATATGTGGTGGTTTCCATTATGGTTTCTGTGGGAGATGTGGTGGTCTCCATGGTGGTCTCCATGGTGGTTTCTGTGGGAGATGTGGTGGTCTCCATGGTGGTCTCCATGGTGGTCTCCATGGTGGTTTCTAAGGGATATGTGGTGGTCTCCATAGTGGCTTCTACGGGATATGTGGTGGTCTCCATGGTGGTTTCCATGGTGGTTTCTGTGGGATATGTGATGGTCTCCATGGTGGTTTCCATAGTGGCTTCTACGGGATATGTGGTGGTCTCCATGGTGGTCTCCATGGTGGTTTCCATGGTGGTTTCTGTGGGATATGTGGTGGTCTCCATGGTGGTTTCCATAGTGGCTTCTACGGGATATGTGGTGGTCTCCATGGTGGTCTCCATGGTGGTTTCCATGGTGGTTTCTGTGGGATATGTGGTGGTCTCCATGGTGGTCTCCATGGTGGTTGAAGGCTCTGTTGATTCTATGGTGGTGCTGGGGGCTTCCGTAGttgttatgtttttttttaaaggcctCCTGCCCCTGAAAGGCCTCCTGCCCCCTAACCCTCCATTTGGCCTCCGGTTTCCCCCAAATCTACGGGATAGGTACCCCCCTGACCCGCCATTTGGTCTCCGGTTTCCCCCAAATCTACGGGATAGGTACCCCGCTGACCCTCCAGATTCAGACACAGAGGACGAGGCCTCAGAGTCAGGCAATGAATCTCCATAGTCATCGTCTGATGAGATTTCTGGGGTCTGTCTGTGTTTACCTGCTCTAGACGGTGACTCGGTCACAGGTTCAGCCAGAGACCGCTGGGTGGGAAGTGCGTTTGTGGTTGtagttgtggtggtggttggttggACTATTGTTGAGCCCTCTGGGGTGGTTGAGGGCCTGGCTGGTTTACGTAGCCTGTTGACTATttccctctgcctgtccctgttcCCAAACAGCTTGCCCCAGATGATCTTACCACGGACCATCTTGGAGGCATTTGTGGTTGTGATGGTGGAGGTTGTTGGTTCATCTGTTGTGCTCGTCATAGGGTTGTGTGTTGGGTCAGACTCTGGGGCATTAGTGGAGGTCATGTAGCTGCTGGATACCTCACCTCTGGACTGAGAGTGAGAGGAAGTGGGCTGGGTGGTGAAAGGGGACTGAGAGTGAGTGGAGGTGggctgggtggtggtgggggactgaGAGTGAGTGGAGGTGggctgggtggtggtgggggactgaGAGTGAGTGGAGGTGGGCTGGGTGGTTGTGGTGGGGGATTCTGTTGAGTATGTGGTGGTCGGTCTCTCTGTTCTTCCTAGAGAGGAGCTAGGGACGTTGGGAGTTTTAggagatgttgttggtgtgacgaCCCGCTGACCACCTATCTTCTTCTCATCTTCATCACAGTCACAGTCTGAAAAAGCAACAACAAtaacaatcatcatcatcatggctATCATCAGCATCACCATCATGGctatcatcactatcattatCATCGTCATGGctatcatcactatcattatcatcatcatcatcatcatggctatcatcactatcatcatcatcatcatcatcatcatcatcatagctatcatcatcatcatcatcatcatggctatcatcactatcattatcatcatcatcatcatcatggctatcatcactatcattatcatcatcatcatcatcatggctatcatcactatcatcatcatcatcatcatcatcatcatggctatcatcactatcatcatcatcatcatcatcatcatcatcatcatcatggctatcatcatcatcatcatcatcatggctATCATCACTATCGTCATCATCATggctatcatcatcatcatcatcatcatcatggctatcatcatcatcatcatcatcatggctATCATCactatcgtcatcatcatcatcatcatggctatcatcatcatcatcatcatcatcatcatcatcatcatggctatcctcatcaccatcatcatctttTGGCTCTTCCTCATGGCTCAAGTCTCTCAACAAAGATAACGTCAACATCAAAGACAAGAAACTACAGTACATATTTCAACAACATGACATAACTTACCCGTGGTTAGCTCCATAGTGTTGGGTACTGTGCTGCTGCCTTGCTTCTTCACAATGTTAGGCTGTTTGAGTTTGTTCAGGATGGACTGGATGTCTGTGATCCGGTTGGGCTTGATGAACCTCCTCCTGCCAGGGAAGTTCCTCCTCCggccccctcctcttcctcctcctcctctgcccttCATAGGAGGGATGATATGGATCTGCTGGCGGGAGATGATGGTGGAGCCTGCAGGCAGACGGGGGGACTTGATCCTCTGGGTGGTGTGGAAGGTGATctcatcctgctctctctctgtggtggtgactgcagTGAAGGTGGTCTGGCTGTCTGGGTCAGTGGCTGTGTGGATCTCAGGCTCTCTGTTGGGTGATCTGGGACTGTCCATCATGGGGGTGACATTGGGGTCCGTGAGGAGCGATAGCACCGCCCCGGTGGAGGTATCTGGTTCTGCAGGTGTTTCTCTGGAGAACAGGATCTGTGTCTCGTCTGTGGTGTTGGTCACGGCGAGGAGGAGCGTGACGGGTTGTCTCAGAGGTACTGTCGTGTTCCTCTCCAAAGAGTACGACTCACCACTAGACCCACTAATTCTGGGGCTGTATTGAAAGACGGCCTGAGTTTCATTGATACTTCCTGTGTTGTGGTTGCTGTGGGTGAATGTGGACTCGATGGGTGTGGCGTCTGACCGGGTGTATGAATCTGTCGTCAGTGTTGTCACTCTGTCAGTATTTTCTGTTGTTACAGTGAAACTAGTCCGACTGTCATCTGGGATCTCCATGGTTCTCATGACACTGGTTTCACTGTTGTCGGTGGTTGCCATGACATTATTCTGATTGTTTAAATTCTCTATGCTTGCAGTTACACCCATCATACTTTCATCTGGAGAATCTGTGGTTGGCATGACGCTGCTTGGTAAAACAATGAGTCCGTCTTCATGAGACAGACCCTCCCCAGATCCAGCATCCGGGTCCCCAGACATGTCAGGCTCTGAATCTCCTTTTTCTTTCGCACTCTTTGTCTTTGTTGTTGAACCACCTTGGGCCTTCTTCATGAACTCTGCAAATCTCTGGATGTCTACTTTCCTGGAGGCTTGATCAAATACCCTCCTGTTGCTCCATATGCGCctgctgctggctgggctcctccttctcccccaagAGCCCGCTGATCCTCTGCCCTGAGAGGAAGACCTGAGTCTGGGGTAGGGCCTGTCTGATGTGATGGTCCTGGACTCCTGGATAGTTCTGTTAGAGAGGCTGGAGGAAGGGACCTCATTGTGGgaatcctccctctcctctatggCCCCGTCAACCTCAACCAAAGCCTCCGCCCCTGACCCCTCTCTATCCACCACTGTCACCTTCCTGGACCCCTCCCCAGTGACTGTCACTTGGGATGTCAACAGGTCCACCCCAGGTAGTTAGCATTGAGACACCTGTAAAATCCCCGGTCTCTGGAGGTCAGATCTTTTATTCCTAGAGTCCCATTCCTATAGAGCTTCCTGTTCCCATAGGATTTATCCAGCACTGTGTGGTCAGGTAGAATCCACTGGACCGAGGCCTCAGGGTTGCCTGCGGACCCACAGTCTAGAACCAGGCTCTGGCCCAGAGGCCGTGAGAGCTTGACCCCgttgacctcctcctcctccacatcggGAGACAGCACGGTGACCCGGAAGCTGAGCACGTCTGCGTCCAGGTAGTTAGTGGCGATGCAGCGGTAAAGGCCAGTGTCTGAGGTGTCTGTTCCTCTCAGGGTCAGCCTCCCATCAGCGGTGATCACTATCCTGCGGTCCTCACTGGAGTAGGGTGCCCGCACCTTACTGCCGTCCGATAAGATCCACTCTACAGAGGGTTTTGGTTCCCCAAAGGTCTTGCAGTTGAGCTCCACCACCCCACCTTAAAATCACAACAAGAATCACAtcaatattttttttgttttttaatatatttttttaattaaatgcACATTGCTATATTGTTGTTCTTGAAAGTATGTTACagtatatggggcggcagggtagcctagtggttagagcattgaactagtaaccgaaaggttgcaagttcaaacccccgagctgacaaggtacaaatctgtcgttctgcccctgaacaggcagttaacccactgttcctaggctgtcattgaaaataagactgacttgcctagttaaataaataataaatatatacattatatgGGCACATTTCTACCCATCCACGACACATTGTGTACTGTAGGACCCCACCTATGAGGACAGAGTGCTCAGTCTGGGTCTGGTTGTCTCGTTTGATGATGGTCCAGCTGTAACGGTCCCTCCTCTGTGACACCTTGTTCTCCACACGCAGGTTGACCACTGACCTGTACTTAATGTGCAAGGTGGAGAATGTGGTTGTAGTGCGGTCCAGCTGAAAGTTGACCTCTCCTTGCATCAACCACGCGGGTGAAGCCTTAATCTCAGCCTCAATGTCTGTGTGGATTTCATCATGTCCCTCCTTTGGTCTGATCTGGCTGTACTTGTAGATCATGTCTGGGGTCCTGGAGAGCATCAACCCTCTCTCTAGCCTCATGGGAACGTCACTGTACGTAGCCAGGATGCGCCAGAGCTGTTGGATGTGGTCGTAGTCAATATTACAAACCAGCCATGTAGAGATGGTGGTGGAGAGCATGGTCAcgttcttctctccctcctccacctggGTTAGAGTCAGGTTCTCCATGGCTGATGGTCTCTGGACTGTGCAGGTAAGGCTAGCGTCATTGTGGAACTGAGCTGTCAGATTCATCTGCAGAGATCCAATGGGAGCGATGAAGTCCCGGGGGGAGACAGGGGTGTAATCCCCCTCGTCCAGGCTGACGTTCCTCTGCTTCAGATGGGGGTGGATCCAGGGCTTGGTACAGGTGAAGGCATCACGGGGAAGCTGGGTTAGGCTTTTGCCTCTAGAGGGAGCGGGGGTCTCACAGATGGGGCAGGCCTGACCTCTGGCAAACTTTCTGTCTCGCTTGCATTTCAGCACAGCTGAAAAACAAGTTCATGGTTGAATTTAGATTTACATTTTCATGTCATGATTTAATAATTTCCATGTTTTCACACTCCTTCAAAATGTTGTTTATGATACTGTTCTAAATCACAGTTGGTATTAAGAAATAATCAATGAGTATCTGGAGATATATTTACATTTGCTGATGTCATTATTTGATGAAACAGTAGAGCCTTTGTTCCCACCTTTTAGCCATTTTAAGTACTATATGTCACGCTGAGATTGAAAAAAGTGAAACAGCTGTGTTTCCAACAATCTGTCCCCATGAAAGATTTATCTGTCTTGGTTGGACTAGCATGGTTTTCCTGTTGGAGGTTGTCCCACGCAACATCACTTTActgaataaataaatgtttttcactCTGTTTCATGGTATAAATTCATGCATGTAGAGATTCCACCAGATGTACCCTGGTCTTCCCTGATTTATTCCAATTTATGATAAATTTTTATGTATAGTAACTGGCAACAGAACTACTCAGTTTAGTGAAACATTCAGAATATTGCACACAGAAATGTACTATATCTTTACCTGCATTTCTCTCCGCCCACTCTGGGAACCAAGCCATGCGACAGTC containing:
- the LOC115117509 gene encoding LOW QUALITY PROTEIN: immunoglobulin superfamily member 10-like (The sequence of the model RefSeq protein was modified relative to this genomic sequence to represent the inferred CDS: inserted 1 base in 1 codon), which gives rise to MSVCADVPSYLRRWLLTAVFILATLLPGTSGCPKSCACYVPTEVHCTFRYLTAIPGQIQTAVERINLGYNSITVLRENDLSGLKHLELLMLHSNTIHSIADRAFQDLKSLQVLKMSYNRVKEINKDIFQGLEGLVRLHMDHNRIEFINPEAFYGLTTLQLVHLEGNLLQQLHPDTFITLRHSQVFKVSSVRNIHLSDNLLASLPKDVFTGCSQLENVYLHGNPWSCDCRMAWFPEWAERNAAVLKCKRDRKFARGQACPICETPAPSRGKSLTQLPRDAFTCTKPWIHPHLKQRNVSLDEGDYTPVSPRDFIAPIGSLQMNLTAQFHNDASLTCTVQRPSAMENLTLTQVEEGEKNVTMLSTTISTWLVCNIDYDHIQQLWRILATYSDVPMRLERGLMLSRTPDMIYKYSQIRPKEGHDEIHTDIEAEIKASPAWLMQGEVNFQLDRTTTTFSTLHIKYRSVVNLRVENKVSQRRDRYSWTIIKRDNQTQTEHSVLIGGVVELNCKTFGEPKPSVEWILSDGSKVRAPYSSEDRRIVITADGRLTLRGTDTSDTGLYRCIATNYLDADVLSFRVTVLSPDVEEEEVNGVKLSRPLGQSLVLDCGSAGNPEASVQWILPDHTVLDKSYGNRKLYRNGTLGIKDLTSRDRGFYRCLNANYLGXDLLTSQVTVTGEGSRKVTVVDREGSGAEALVEVDGAIEEREDSHNEVPSSSLSNRTIQESRTITSDRPYPRLRSSSQGRGSAGSWGRRRSPASSRRIWSNRRVFDQASRKVDIQRFAEFMKKAQGGSTTKTKSAKEKGDSEPDMSGDPDAGSGEGLSHEDGLIVLPSSVMPTTDSPDESMMGVTASIENLNNQNNVMATTDNSETSVMRTMEIPDDSRTSFTVTTENTDRVTTLTTDSYTRSDATPIESTFTHSNHNTGSINETQAVFQYSPRISGSSGESYSLERNTTVPLRQPVTLLLAVTNTTDETQILFSRETPAEPDTSTGAVLSLLTDPNVTPMMDSPRSPNREPEIHTATDPDSQTTFTAVTTTEREQDEITFHTTQRIKSPRLPAGSTIISRQQIHIIPPMKGRGGGGRGGGRRRNFPGRRRFIKPNRITDIQSILNKLKQPNIVKKQGSSTVPNTMELTTDCDCDEDEKKIGGQRVVTPTTSPKTPNVPSSSLGRTERPTTTYSTESPTTTTQPTSTHSQSPTTTQPTSTHSQSPTTTQPTSTHSQSPFTTQPTSSHSQSRGEVSSSYMTSTNAPESDPTHNPMTSTTDEPTTSTITTTNASKMVRGKIIWGKLFGNRDRQREIVNRLRKPARPSTTPEGSTIVQPTTTTTTTTNALPTQRSLAEPVTESPSRAGKHRQTPEISSDDDYGDSLPDSEASSSVSESGGSAGYLSRRFGGNRRPNGGSGGYLSRRFGGNRRPNGGLGGRRPFRGRRPLKKNITTTEAPSTTIESTEPSTTMETTMETTTYPTETTMETTMETTMETTTYPVEATMETTMETTTYPTETTMETTMETTMETTTYPVEATMETTMETITYPTETTMETTMETTTYPVEATMETTTYPLETTMETTMETTMETTTSPTETTMETTMETTTSPTETIMETTTYPIETTMETTTYPTETTMETTMETTTYPLETTMETTMETTMETTMETTTYPTETTMETTVETTTYPTETTMETTVETTTSPTETSMETTVETTTYPTHTVSVSNPLYTPSREPDRSAVTVSTDMTSVGETTTDSDSYDNENWTDEMKSSTNRPRAYTSTTRPRMTSPTTYPTTTSRPYTTSSTRVQTNIDPIRVNTNIRLPSGRDSRYQITQRPMIRRTRPKVSSNRASSGPDNTLTFDTLTILEAEQGHAKAPYSSKDIDDAISNAYTHITGYDTTMANIVGFERSTKDMLTKPRIVGGNAASFTVLSNSDAFLPCEAAGSPEPTISWKRFSSSTGSTMTINGKMSKFEVFPNGTLSIQNANIKDRGQYLCLAENDQGSDKLLVTLSVVAYPSRILEPKVREIKSHSGKTVEMKCKVEGRPAPLVSWILANRTQVRGHNSGSRVSVTPEGTLLIKQVSVYDRGHYKCIASNPAGADTATVRLQVVAAPPGILEAKRQQVRTGVGQSLWLPCTAQGSPQPTVHWVLYDGTAVRPLKPSVDPRVSVFANGTLHLTDTAASDSGKYECIVTSSTGSERRVVTLTVEKKKEMAPEIVEASHRRTELAYGDQLRLNCSATGDPKPRIIWRLPSKAVVDQWHRMGNRIQVLDNGTLVMDSVNDKDAGDYLCVARSKVGDDLQLMKVTVSMKPAKIEPKTYGKKQVPYGNDLKVDCKASGTPEPEISWGLPDGTMVNSALQSDSSSGGGRVRRYILFDNGTLYLNQVGMAEEGDYTCYAENQLGKDEMHVHITVVTAAPRIRTPSRTYAQVKPGGKIRFDCEATGEPKPKILWMLPTNDMIAASNERYLMHINGSLDIQDVKLVDAGEYVCLARNTAGDDSKVYKIDIDGNPPVINGNSQNRIVVKDTATKYSRKFIDCKATGDPLPKITWIMPDNIFLNAPYFGSRINVHHNGTLEFRNVRPTDMAEFVCMARNDGGEAVMVVQLEVTDMLRRPIFKNPFNERVMTRMGKTTVMNCSADGHPTPEIIWLLPNGTRFTGGSNRGSRQHLGNDGTFVIYNPSKEDAGKYRCAAKNSVGYIEKLIVLEVGQKPLILTRPRGIVRSVSGNPLFLHCLADGSPRPRIYWTIPGGHTLARPQVHGRHQLMENGTLVVKDTTLHDRGNYVCRASNDAGEAVLTVPVIIIAYPPRISTGPPPTVTAMAAAPIQLNCAAIGIPKPEITWELPDRSVLSTAGKGRPTGSELLHPQGTLIIQRPTTADSGTYKCLAKNHLGTDSRVTYLRVL